A genomic region of Roseateles amylovorans contains the following coding sequences:
- a CDS encoding glycosyltransferase, whose amino-acid sequence MVEPSPNLPTPDGRRRVLHFVTGGFSGATQVAIDLCVAQLKSTHIAPVLVLRRKRNTDSEANRARLQALRDLGLAVHVVPGWSHLATIWSLRRLCLNLRPDVLMAHGFPEHLLGRRAGLWARVPKLVQVEHNARERYTRAKRAAALKLSQHSAKLVGVSEGVRRQLVALGMPEALTLAIPNGIRLERFAQAPAHPSEQREPGIVMSARFARQKDPQTLIRAVALLRDRGLRPTLHLAGGGKSSYREAAERLVESLKLGDQVRFLGHHGDIPGLLISQRIFVLSTHWEGMPLALLEAMAAGCACVASLVPGVEGVLEQDRTGLLVPEADPAALAQALERLLRDPTLAASLGAAARQRAIDEHSVELMTQRYEAMLLSL is encoded by the coding sequence ATGGTTGAGCCTTCTCCAAACTTGCCGACGCCAGACGGTCGGCGTCGCGTGCTGCATTTTGTGACCGGTGGATTTTCGGGTGCGACGCAAGTGGCGATCGACCTCTGTGTCGCCCAACTCAAGAGCACCCACATCGCGCCTGTGCTGGTGCTGCGCCGCAAGCGCAACACCGACAGCGAGGCCAACCGCGCTCGTCTGCAGGCGCTGCGTGACCTAGGCTTGGCGGTGCATGTGGTGCCGGGCTGGTCGCATCTGGCGACGATCTGGTCGCTGCGCCGCCTGTGCCTGAACCTTCGACCGGACGTGCTGATGGCGCATGGCTTTCCCGAGCATCTGCTGGGTCGCCGCGCCGGCTTGTGGGCCCGGGTGCCGAAGCTGGTGCAGGTGGAGCACAACGCGCGCGAGCGCTACACCCGCGCCAAGCGCGCTGCCGCGCTGAAGCTGAGCCAGCACAGCGCCAAACTGGTGGGCGTGTCGGAAGGGGTGCGGCGCCAGTTGGTCGCCTTGGGCATGCCGGAGGCGCTGACGCTGGCCATTCCGAACGGCATCCGGCTGGAGCGCTTTGCCCAGGCGCCGGCCCATCCGTCTGAACAGCGTGAGCCGGGCATCGTGATGTCCGCCCGGTTTGCGCGGCAGAAGGACCCGCAGACCTTGATCCGCGCGGTCGCGCTGCTGCGCGACCGGGGGCTGCGTCCGACGCTGCATCTGGCCGGCGGCGGCAAGTCCAGCTATCGCGAGGCGGCGGAGCGGTTGGTCGAGTCGCTCAAGTTGGGCGATCAGGTGCGCTTTCTCGGCCATCACGGCGACATCCCCGGCCTGTTGATCAGCCAGCGGATCTTCGTCTTGTCCACCCACTGGGAGGGCATGCCGCTGGCGCTGCTGGAAGCTATGGCGGCGGGCTGCGCTTGTGTGGCGTCGCTGGTGCCGGGCGTCGAAGGCGTGCTGGAGCAGGACCGAACCGGGCTGCTGGTGCCGGAGGCCGACCCTGCGGCGCTGGCGCAGGCGCTGGAGCGGCTGCTGCGCGATCCGACGCTGGCGGCGAGCTTGGGCGCTGCGGCGCGTCAACGCGCGATCGACGAGCACAGCGTCGAATTGATGACGCAGCGCTACGAGGCGATGTTGCTGTCGTTGTAG